A window of the Brassica napus cultivar Da-Ae chromosome A2, Da-Ae, whole genome shotgun sequence genome harbors these coding sequences:
- the LOC111202416 gene encoding peptidyl-prolyl cis-trans isomerase-like, with translation MANNPRVFLDIAVSSIAVGQIVIEHFAYTNPLTVENFRALCTGEKGIGESDIPLHYKGSVEDSIRSIIHGIDPDHVWFGGYMTQGNGFGGEWIYGDEFPDEECMRKHDRIQFLPHTKEAPDYDEEPPHFAFGQVVSGFDVIRLVERMVGNEFVPFFASVNRCLRSDSFPEYVCVDNVASCATEDGGDGDSIGKAKDCI, from the exons ATGGCGAATAACCCAAGAGTTTTCCTCGATATTGCCGTTAGCTCTATAGCGGTTGGTCAGATCGTGATAGAACACTTCGCCTACACGAACCCTTTGACGGTGGAGAACTTCCGAGCTCTTTGTACCGGCGAGAAAGGCATAGGGGAGTCTGATATACCACTCCACTATAAAGGATCTGTTGAGGATTCTATCA GATCCATCATCCACGGCATTGATCCAGATCACGTTTGGTTTGGCGGGTATATGACTCAGGGAAACGGTTTTGGAGGCGAATGGATCTACGGCGATGAGTTCCCGGACGAGGAATGCATGAGGAAGCACGACCGGATCCAG TTCCTCCCCCACACGAAGGAGGCCCCGGATTACGACGAAGAACCGCCGCACTTTGCGTTCGGACAAGTTGTGAGTGGGTTTGATGTGATCAGGCTCGTTGAGCGGATGGTCGGAAATGAATTTGTTCCCTTCTTTGCCAGTGTCAATCGTTGTCTGCGGTCAGATTCTTTTCCCGAGTATGTGTGTGTCGACAATG TTGCGAGCTGCGCAACTGAAGATGGGGGAGACGGAGATAGCATAGGCAAAGCAAAAGATTGCATATGA